One genomic region from Pecten maximus chromosome 5, xPecMax1.1, whole genome shotgun sequence encodes:
- the LOC117327459 gene encoding WW domain-containing oxidoreductase-like isoform X1: MGGHQSFPRVTLPKERVVIVTGANTGIGYETAKWIAMMGATVILACRSEEKAKEAMTWMNAEFQAEKDRKTKEVVDYPELRIEFMKLDCASLQSVMDFVKEFKNSGRQLHILVCNAGIGLHKQAYTEEGYELMFQVNYLSQYLLAAHLLPIMKTSGEDCRIILVSSEAHRFCEFNLDRIQGKQFNEQNFGRLLFYGNSKAFQIMQMFSMNRRLQNSNVAVLSLHPGMVETELRRNFKDMTIFNIFTSLTKCVGKLKNPFEGAETTINAAVSPALRGVRDIYYDNCKPANIHNIVTNTQNQESLWTYTLDCLKKGDFLPEDIIKCLEGT, from the exons ATGGGTGGTCACCAGTCTTTCCCCAGAGTCACCCTGCCTAAGGAAAGAGTTGTCATAGTAACTGGTGCAAACACAG GTATTGGATACGAGACAGCCAAATGGATAGCCATGATGGGAGCTACGGTCATACTGGCCTGTCGGTCGGAAGAGAAGGCAAAAGAG GCAATGACATGGATGAATGCGGAATTCCAGGCGGAGAAAgacagaaaaacaaaagaaGTGGTTGATTATCCGGAACTCAGGATAGAGTTCATGAAATTAGACTGCGCCAGTCTCCAGTCGGTGATGGACTTTGTGAAAGAATTCAAAAATTCCGGTCGACAATTACATATTCTCGTGTGTAACGCTGGGATAGGCCTCCACAAACAGG CTTACACAGAAGAAGGGTATGAACTGATGTTTCAG GTGAATTACCTGAGCCAATACCTATTAGCAGCACACCTGTTGCCCATCATGAAGACTTCTGGAGAAGATTGTCGTATCATACTTGTGTCCAGCGAGGCTCATCGCTTCTGCGAGTTTAATTTGGACAGAATACAGGGGAAACAGTTTAACGAACAAAATTTCGGACGACTTTTATTTTATGGAAACTCTAAAGCATTCCAG ATAATGCAGATGTTCAGTATGAACCGACGACTTCAAAACTCCAACGTAGCTGTACTGAGCTTACATCCGGGAATGGTGGAAACAGAATTGCGTAGAAACTTCAAAGATATGACGATATTCAATATCTTTACAAGTCTAACAAAATGTGTCG GCAAATTGAAGAATCCATTTGAAGGAGCTGAAACCACCATCAATGCGGCAGTAAGTCCAGCCCTGAGAGGCGTCCGTGATATTTATTATGACAACTGTAAACCAGCCAACATCCATAATATAGTGAC GAATACGCAAAACCAAGAATCTCTATGGACATACACTCTGGACTGTTTGAAGAAAGGAGATTTTCTCCCAGAAGATATCATTAAATGTTTGGAAGGAACTTAA
- the LOC117327459 gene encoding retinol dehydrogenase 14-like isoform X2 has protein sequence MMGATVILACRSEEKAKEAMTWMNAEFQAEKDRKTKEVVDYPELRIEFMKLDCASLQSVMDFVKEFKNSGRQLHILVCNAGIGLHKQAYTEEGYELMFQVNYLSQYLLAAHLLPIMKTSGEDCRIILVSSEAHRFCEFNLDRIQGKQFNEQNFGRLLFYGNSKAFQIMQMFSMNRRLQNSNVAVLSLHPGMVETELRRNFKDMTIFNIFTSLTKCVGKLKNPFEGAETTINAAVSPALRGVRDIYYDNCKPANIHNIVTNTQNQESLWTYTLDCLKKGDFLPEDIIKCLEGT, from the exons ATGATGGGAGCTACGGTCATACTGGCCTGTCGGTCGGAAGAGAAGGCAAAAGAG GCAATGACATGGATGAATGCGGAATTCCAGGCGGAGAAAgacagaaaaacaaaagaaGTGGTTGATTATCCGGAACTCAGGATAGAGTTCATGAAATTAGACTGCGCCAGTCTCCAGTCGGTGATGGACTTTGTGAAAGAATTCAAAAATTCCGGTCGACAATTACATATTCTCGTGTGTAACGCTGGGATAGGCCTCCACAAACAGG CTTACACAGAAGAAGGGTATGAACTGATGTTTCAG GTGAATTACCTGAGCCAATACCTATTAGCAGCACACCTGTTGCCCATCATGAAGACTTCTGGAGAAGATTGTCGTATCATACTTGTGTCCAGCGAGGCTCATCGCTTCTGCGAGTTTAATTTGGACAGAATACAGGGGAAACAGTTTAACGAACAAAATTTCGGACGACTTTTATTTTATGGAAACTCTAAAGCATTCCAG ATAATGCAGATGTTCAGTATGAACCGACGACTTCAAAACTCCAACGTAGCTGTACTGAGCTTACATCCGGGAATGGTGGAAACAGAATTGCGTAGAAACTTCAAAGATATGACGATATTCAATATCTTTACAAGTCTAACAAAATGTGTCG GCAAATTGAAGAATCCATTTGAAGGAGCTGAAACCACCATCAATGCGGCAGTAAGTCCAGCCCTGAGAGGCGTCCGTGATATTTATTATGACAACTGTAAACCAGCCAACATCCATAATATAGTGAC GAATACGCAAAACCAAGAATCTCTATGGACATACACTCTGGACTGTTTGAAGAAAGGAGATTTTCTCCCAGAAGATATCATTAAATGTTTGGAAGGAACTTAA